In the Helianthus annuus cultivar XRQ/B chromosome 11, HanXRQr2.0-SUNRISE, whole genome shotgun sequence genome, one interval contains:
- the LOC110877047 gene encoding WD-40 repeat-containing protein MSI1, whose amino-acid sequence MPQDPFVIATKTISSEVHVFDYKNHPARPPIGGRSNPDLRLTGHCREGFGLSWSKINRGFLLSGSDDEKICLWDINQVPLNKAIIGALQTFKVHEGSVEDVAWHLKHCYLFGSCGRDGYLHIFDLRTPCFTRPARSIIAHQRGINCLSFNPFNEWLVATGSPDNTVKCFDLRKLAGPLHTFNQHRDEVSQIGWSPHSENILASSCVGRRVMIWDTHRIGREQSAAREPPELLFTHGGHTSRVGDLSWNPTEDRMIASVSNDNTLQVWKMSDHIYSD is encoded by the exons ATGCCCCAAGATCCTTTTGTTATTGCCACCAAAACAATAAGTTCAGAAGTGCATGTATTTGACTACAAGAATCATCCAGCTAGACCTCCTATTGGTGGCAGAAGCAATCCCGACTTAAGATTAACGGGCCACTGCAGGGAAGGGTTTGGATTATCGTGGAGTAAAATAAATCGGGGTTTTTTATTAAGCGGATCTGATGATGAGAAAATCTGCTTGTGGGACATTAATCAGGTCCCACTGAATAAGGCTATAATAGGTGCTTTGCAAACGTTCAAG GTTCATGAAGGTTCCGTAGAAGACGTAGCATGGCATTTGAAGCATTGCTACCTGTTTGGATCATGTGGCCGTGACGGATATTTGCACATATTTGATTTACGAACTCCATGCTTCACCAGGCCTGCTCGAAGTATAATAGCTCACCAAAGGGGG ATCAACTGCTTGTCCTTCAATCCTTTTAATGAGTGGCTGGTGGCAACGGGGTCCCCCGACAACACTGTGAAGTGCTTTGATTTGAGAAAACTTGCTGGTCCTCTCCATACCTTTAATCAGCACAG AGATGAGGTGAGTCAGATTGGGTGGAGCCCACACAGTGAGAATATCTTAGCTTCTAGTTGTGTTGGTCGACGAGTCATGATATGGGATACTCATAG GATTGGGAGGGAACAATCTGCAGCAAGGGAGCCGCCAGAGTTGTTGTTCACCCATGGTGGGCATACTTCGAGAGTTGGTGATTTGTCATGGAACCCGACTGAAGATAGGATGATTGCTAGTGTTTCTAATGATAACACACTCCAAGTCTGGAAGATGTCTGACCATATTTACAGTGACTAA